From a single Staphylococcus epidermidis genomic region:
- a CDS encoding 3-oxoacyl-ACP reductase: MKKTAIITGSSRGLGAKIAITLLEKGYNVVVNYKQNKDKAEKLIRNYNQSKAIAIQADVTDRNDVNQMIQTATQHFGKIDIVINNALVGFKFDPNQQKSFEDLTWEDYQQQLNGTLKGAFNVTQSVIPQFIEQQSGCIISIGTNLYQNPVVPYHEYTTAKAGLIGFTRNIAAELGQYGITANVVSGGLLKTTDASAVTTPEVFDLIAQTTPLRKVTSPQDVANMVVYLASDEARGVTGQNITVDGGLTMN; the protein is encoded by the coding sequence ATGAAAAAAACTGCAATTATCACGGGAAGTAGTCGTGGATTAGGCGCTAAAATTGCAATAACTTTACTAGAAAAAGGCTACAATGTTGTTGTTAATTACAAACAAAATAAGGATAAAGCTGAAAAATTAATTAGAAATTATAATCAAAGTAAGGCTATAGCTATTCAAGCTGATGTGACAGACAGAAACGATGTGAATCAAATGATTCAAACTGCCACACAACATTTTGGAAAAATAGATATAGTAATCAATAATGCACTTGTTGGTTTTAAATTTGATCCAAATCAGCAAAAATCGTTTGAAGATTTAACTTGGGAAGATTATCAACAACAACTTAATGGTACTTTAAAAGGAGCATTTAATGTGACTCAAAGCGTCATACCACAATTTATAGAACAACAAAGTGGATGCATTATTAGTATTGGAACCAATTTGTATCAAAATCCAGTCGTACCTTATCATGAGTATACAACAGCAAAGGCAGGTCTCATCGGCTTTACCCGTAATATTGCTGCAGAACTTGGACAATATGGTATCACAGCAAATGTTGTTTCTGGAGGATTACTCAAAACGACTGATGCAAGTGCAGTTACTACACCTGAAGTATTTGATTTAATTGCTCAAACTACACCTCTTAGAAAAGTAACATCACCTCAAGATGTAGCCAATATGGTTGTATATCTCGCTTCAGACGAAGCACGTGGCGTGACAGGTCAAAATATTACCGTTGACGGTGGTTTAACAATGAACTAA
- the tadA gene encoding tRNA adenosine(34) deaminase TadA — MKKNHDYMRLAINEAHKAKALGEVPIGAVIVKEGQVIARAHNLRETLQQPTAHAEHIAIERASEVVGSWRLEECTLYVTLEPCVMCAGTIIMSRIPKVVYGATDPKGGCSGSLMNLLEQPQFNHRATVEKGILEEECAELLRSFFKEIREKKKAEKQGKIQKDINLLK, encoded by the coding sequence ATGAAAAAAAATCATGATTACATGCGCTTAGCAATTAATGAAGCACACAAAGCCAAAGCATTAGGAGAAGTTCCAATCGGAGCAGTTATTGTTAAAGAGGGTCAAGTCATTGCACGTGCACATAATTTAAGGGAAACATTGCAGCAACCTACCGCCCACGCAGAGCACATAGCGATAGAACGGGCTTCAGAAGTTGTCGGCAGTTGGAGATTAGAAGAATGTACGTTGTATGTTACATTAGAGCCCTGTGTTATGTGTGCGGGCACTATTATTATGAGCCGTATTCCAAAGGTTGTGTATGGTGCTACTGATCCCAAGGGAGGTTGTTCGGGAAGTCTTATGAATTTATTAGAACAACCCCAGTTTAATCATAGGGCAACCGTAGAAAAAGGAATTTTAGAAGAAGAGTGTGCAGAACTATTGAGAAGTTTTTTTAAGGAAATACGTGAAAAGAAAAAAGCAGAAAAACAGGGGAAGATACAAAAGGATATAAATTTGTTAAAATGA
- a CDS encoding deoxynucleoside kinase, whose translation MNKPFIAIEGPIGVGKSSLAHRLSKTFGFYEEKEIVDENPFLSDFYDDIEKWSFQTEMFFLCNRYKQIRDIESLNQGIVSDYHIHKNKIFAKNTLDAKEFDKFSRIFDILTEDIEMPNTIIFLDADLNVLKSRIAQRNRSFESHIEDDYLLTLKKDYLAYYESLKNDGANVIRIDTSQQDFVKNDYDYQNILNLVKPMIGENKDE comes from the coding sequence ATGAATAAACCATTTATTGCAATCGAAGGACCTATAGGTGTTGGTAAATCCTCTCTTGCTCACCGATTAAGCAAGACGTTTGGTTTTTATGAAGAGAAAGAAATTGTTGATGAAAATCCATTTCTATCTGATTTTTATGATGATATAGAAAAATGGAGTTTTCAAACTGAAATGTTCTTTTTATGTAACAGATATAAACAGATTAGAGATATTGAGTCGCTAAATCAAGGTATAGTTAGCGATTATCATATTCATAAAAATAAAATTTTTGCTAAAAATACTTTAGATGCTAAAGAATTTGATAAATTCAGTCGTATTTTTGATATTTTAACTGAAGATATCGAAATGCCAAATACAATTATCTTTTTAGATGCTGATTTAAATGTATTAAAATCAAGAATTGCACAACGTAATCGTAGCTTTGAATCTCATATAGAAGATGACTATTTACTTACTTTAAAAAAAGATTATCTTGCTTATTATGAATCATTAAAGAATGACGGTGCAAATGTCATTCGAATTGATACGTCACAACAAGATTTCGTTAAAAATGATTACGATTACCAAAATATTTTAAATTTAGTAAAACCTATGATTGGAGAAAATAAAGATGAATAA
- a CDS encoding NtaA/DmoA family FMN-dependent monooxygenase (This protein belongs to a clade of FMN-dependent monooxygenases, within a broader family of flavin-dependent oxidoreductases, the luciferase-like monooxygenase (LMM) family, some of whose members use coenzyme F420 rather than FMN.) — protein sequence MTNNHFLNIGVLLYGCGHHQAAWRMKDSNIEDIGNISYYQHLAQIAEKGFLDIVFFADNQAFNASDNTTMPAFWFDPIINLSAIAQVTSHIGLVPTISSTFSNPFTASRQLLSLDYLSHGRVGWNLVTSMTDIEAQNHSLQYLPERHERYKKADEFASVMNKLFTSWSTASYVPDKNNNKIIESKDIKPFYHEGDYFQVRGPHTTPQSPQGKPVSMQAGASKEGIALAAKYADAVYSVSWDIKQARSYKKKLSDAISKTHHPDRKIKIFPGLVTYVGETHEKALSKKAELDQKLPIEDALKQLSFFVQQDCSDWELDEPVPPLPPVENFKGPIGRYETVLAIIKDKQPTVRELLGYLSAGGGHLTLIGTPEEIVDEMEHWFNEGVADGFNLMPPSLPHSLEDFVKYIIPELQRRSLFKNSYNQPTLRTLLNLNS from the coding sequence ATGACAAATAATCACTTTCTTAACATAGGTGTGTTACTGTATGGGTGTGGTCATCATCAAGCGGCATGGCGTATGAAAGATTCTAATATTGAGGATATCGGCAACATATCTTATTATCAGCATTTAGCTCAAATAGCTGAGAAAGGCTTTTTGGATATCGTCTTTTTTGCAGACAATCAAGCCTTTAATGCGAGTGATAATACTACTATGCCCGCTTTTTGGTTTGATCCTATAATTAACTTATCAGCTATTGCACAAGTTACATCGCATATAGGATTAGTGCCAACAATATCGAGTACATTTTCAAATCCATTCACCGCTTCTCGTCAATTATTAAGTCTAGACTACTTATCTCATGGCCGTGTAGGTTGGAATTTGGTCACATCCATGACAGATATTGAAGCCCAAAATCACAGTCTTCAATACTTACCGGAAAGACATGAGCGCTACAAAAAAGCAGATGAATTTGCATCGGTAATGAATAAGCTATTCACTTCTTGGTCAACTGCATCTTATGTACCAGATAAAAACAACAACAAAATTATTGAGTCTAAAGATATTAAACCTTTTTATCATGAGGGGGACTATTTTCAAGTACGAGGACCACATACAACACCACAAAGTCCTCAAGGTAAACCAGTATCTATGCAAGCCGGTGCGTCAAAAGAAGGTATTGCATTAGCAGCAAAATATGCTGATGCTGTTTACTCTGTTTCATGGGATATTAAGCAAGCACGTAGTTATAAAAAGAAATTGTCTGATGCTATATCTAAAACTCACCATCCAGATAGAAAAATTAAAATTTTCCCTGGTTTAGTAACGTATGTAGGTGAAACCCATGAAAAAGCATTATCAAAAAAAGCAGAACTTGATCAAAAGTTACCCATTGAAGATGCTTTAAAGCAACTCAGTTTTTTTGTTCAACAAGATTGTTCAGATTGGGAATTAGATGAACCAGTTCCTCCCTTACCTCCCGTTGAAAATTTCAAAGGTCCGATTGGTCGATATGAAACAGTTTTAGCAATTATAAAAGATAAACAACCAACTGTAAGAGAATTATTAGGTTACCTAAGTGCCGGTGGTGGTCATCTTACTCTTATAGGTACACCTGAGGAGATAGTGGATGAGATGGAGCACTGGTTTAATGAAGGCGTTGCAGACGGCTTTAATCTGATGCCACCTTCATTACCCCATAGCCTTGAAGATTTTGTAAAATACATTATACCAGAACTACAACGTCGTTCTTTATTTAAAAATTCTTATAATCAACCTACACTACGTACATTATTAAATCTCAACTCATAA
- a CDS encoding HAD family hydrolase — protein MEWILFDKDGTLIEFDSSWEKIGVRLVDQLLETFPVHDKEAAHRQLGIIDKKIKPDSVMGSGSLGEIIESFNGVTGKETSDWTRDTSQELIDSRVPENNWIDGVQETIQALRNEGYHIGIVTSDTKKGVDQFLEETQTRNLFDLVISTETHAEEKPHPKVLDPLFNAFDVEPGQVAIVGDTANDMKTAINANLGLGIGVLTGVAKKEELYDADVIINSAKDVKQVIEQYGK, from the coding sequence GTGGAATGGATATTATTTGATAAAGATGGTACATTGATTGAGTTTGACAGTAGTTGGGAAAAAATTGGCGTACGTCTCGTTGATCAACTTTTAGAAACCTTTCCAGTACATGACAAGGAAGCGGCACATCGCCAATTAGGTATTATCGATAAAAAAATTAAACCAGATTCTGTTATGGGATCAGGTTCATTAGGTGAAATTATAGAGTCTTTTAATGGTGTAACAGGTAAAGAAACTTCAGATTGGACAAGGGATACGAGTCAGGAACTCATTGATTCAAGAGTGCCTGAAAACAATTGGATTGATGGTGTACAAGAAACTATTCAAGCTCTTAGAAATGAAGGATATCACATAGGCATAGTAACAAGTGATACTAAAAAAGGAGTCGATCAATTTCTGGAGGAAACGCAAACTAGAAATCTCTTTGATTTAGTAATTTCTACAGAAACACATGCAGAAGAAAAACCACATCCTAAAGTGTTAGATCCACTATTTAATGCTTTTGATGTTGAACCGGGACAGGTAGCAATAGTAGGAGATACGGCCAACGATATGAAAACCGCGATTAATGCTAATTTAGGATTAGGTATCGGTGTGCTAACAGGCGTGGCTAAAAAAGAGGAACTCTACGACGCAGATGTCATCATAAACAGTGCAAAAGATGTTAAACAAGTTATAGAACAATACGGAAAATAA
- a CDS encoding Cof-type HAD-IIB family hydrolase, with protein MIKLIATDMDGTLLNAGHEITTMNQEAIKFAQANGITVVIATGRAFYEAQTPVAETDLKVPYICLNGAEVREESFNIMSTSHLNHDLVHKITTALKNNHIYYQIYTNRGIYTEDPKRDLAIYIDIAERAGQKADVAKIRNNIQKRIDNGTLKVVENYDSIEDIPGELIMKVLAFDADLSKIDQVGQELASSPNLAVSSSSRGNLEITHSDAQKGIALSAIAHQLGIDLTDVVAIGDNLNDISMLERVGYPVAMNNATDEVKHIAKYVTDTNENSGVGKAIMKILKEENNLEV; from the coding sequence ATGATAAAGCTAATAGCAACGGATATGGATGGAACATTACTTAACGCTGGTCATGAAATCACCACTATGAATCAAGAAGCTATAAAATTTGCGCAAGCGAACGGCATTACAGTAGTTATTGCAACTGGTAGAGCGTTTTACGAGGCACAAACACCTGTTGCTGAAACAGATTTAAAAGTCCCTTACATATGTTTGAATGGTGCAGAAGTTCGTGAGGAATCATTTAACATAATGAGTACATCACATCTTAATCATGATTTAGTACACAAAATTACGACAGCACTTAAAAATAATCATATTTATTATCAAATTTACACAAATCGTGGCATATATACAGAAGATCCTAAACGTGATTTAGCAATCTATATAGATATTGCAGAACGTGCGGGTCAAAAAGCAGATGTAGCCAAGATACGAAATAATATACAAAAACGCATAGATAACGGTACTTTAAAAGTTGTAGAAAATTATGATTCAATTGAAGATATTCCTGGAGAACTTATTATGAAGGTGTTAGCTTTTGATGCAGATTTAAGTAAAATCGACCAAGTAGGTCAGGAGTTAGCATCATCACCAAATTTAGCAGTATCCTCATCATCAAGAGGTAACCTAGAAATCACTCATTCAGACGCTCAAAAAGGCATTGCCTTATCAGCTATTGCTCATCAATTAGGTATAGATTTAACAGATGTGGTAGCAATAGGAGATAATTTAAATGATATTTCAATGCTAGAACGTGTAGGTTATCCAGTAGCAATGAATAATGCTACAGATGAAGTTAAACATATTGCTAAATATGTCACAGACACCAATGAAAATAGTGGAGTTGGAAAAGCAATCATGAAAATATTAAAAGAAGAAAATAATTTAGAGGTGTAA
- a CDS encoding deoxynucleoside kinase encodes MNNYGIPQNAVITIAGTVGVGKSTLTQALADKLNFKTSFENVDHNPYLDKFYHNFERWSFHLQIYFLAERFKEQKRMFEYGGGFVQDRSIYEDVDIFAKMHEEQGTMSADDYHTYYELFNAMVMTPYFPKPDVLIYLECDYDEVIDRIQQRGRDMEINTDPEYWRKLFKRYENWINNFNACPVVRLNINEYDIHEDLDSLDPVIDKIAQVIKAYRQVDTR; translated from the coding sequence ATGAATAATTATGGTATTCCTCAAAATGCAGTAATAACCATTGCTGGTACTGTAGGGGTTGGTAAATCTACGTTAACACAAGCACTTGCTGATAAGTTAAATTTTAAAACTTCCTTTGAGAATGTAGACCATAATCCTTATTTAGATAAATTTTATCATAATTTTGAACGTTGGAGCTTTCATCTTCAAATTTACTTTCTTGCTGAACGTTTTAAGGAACAAAAACGCATGTTTGAGTATGGTGGAGGTTTCGTTCAAGATCGTTCAATTTATGAGGATGTAGATATTTTTGCAAAAATGCATGAAGAACAAGGAACAATGAGTGCTGACGACTATCACACGTATTACGAATTATTTAATGCAATGGTCATGACACCTTATTTTCCAAAGCCTGATGTTCTAATTTATCTAGAATGTGATTATGATGAAGTAATTGATCGTATTCAACAGCGTGGACGTGACATGGAAATCAATACAGATCCAGAATATTGGAGAAAACTATTTAAACGGTATGAAAATTGGATTAACAATTTTAATGCATGTCCTGTTGTTCGACTTAATATTAATGAATATGACATACACGAAGATTTAGACTCCCTTGATCCAGTCATTGATAAAATTGCTCAAGTTATTAAAGCATACCGACAAGTGGATACAAGATAA